A single region of the Oceaniferula marina genome encodes:
- the hemB gene encoding porphobilinogen synthase — translation MIRPRRNRKSPAVRDLVRETTLSPADFIYPLFVHDKDTDEAIDSMPGCTRWSLEGLVKEAGEAHALGIPAVVIFPAIAENLKTSEAQESYNDKGLVPRAIQALKSAHPSLCVITDVALDPYNADGHDGLVRPDSDGNLEIVNDDTVAVLCQQALCHARAGADIVSPSDMMDGRVLAIRESLDAEGHTDVSILAYTAKYASAYYGPFRGALESEPKAGDKKTYQMDPANVREAIRETMMDEDEGADMIMVKPAGPYLDIIAKVKESTTLPVAAYQVSGEYLMIKAASQDGWLDEKAIVLESLTGIKRAGASIILTYFAKDAARWL, via the coding sequence ATGATTCGTCCGCGCCGCAACCGCAAGTCCCCTGCCGTCCGTGATCTCGTTCGTGAGACCACGCTGTCGCCAGCCGATTTTATCTACCCCCTCTTTGTGCATGACAAAGATACGGATGAAGCCATCGACTCCATGCCGGGATGCACCCGCTGGTCGCTCGAGGGGCTCGTCAAGGAAGCTGGAGAAGCCCACGCACTCGGCATCCCCGCCGTCGTGATTTTCCCGGCCATCGCCGAAAATCTCAAAACCAGTGAGGCCCAGGAGAGTTACAATGACAAGGGCCTAGTGCCACGTGCCATTCAAGCTCTCAAATCAGCCCACCCCTCACTCTGCGTCATCACCGACGTCGCCCTCGACCCCTACAATGCGGACGGCCACGACGGACTGGTCCGACCGGACTCAGACGGCAATCTCGAGATTGTCAACGATGACACCGTCGCCGTGCTCTGCCAGCAAGCACTTTGCCACGCCCGGGCCGGAGCCGATATTGTCTCGCCCTCCGACATGATGGATGGTCGGGTTCTGGCGATCAGAGAGTCCCTCGACGCCGAGGGCCATACCGATGTATCCATTCTCGCCTACACCGCCAAATACGCCTCAGCCTACTATGGTCCGTTCCGTGGAGCGCTTGAATCCGAGCCGAAGGCCGGAGACAAAAAAACCTACCAAATGGATCCAGCCAACGTCAGGGAAGCCATCCGGGAAACCATGATGGACGAAGACGAGGGAGCTGACATGATCATGGTCAAACCTGCAGGCCCTTACCTCGATATCATCGCCAAGGTCAAAGAGTCGACCACTCTGCCGGTTGCCGCCTATCAGGTCAGCGGTGAATACCTCATGATCAAAGCCGCCAGCCAAGACGGTTGGCTCGACGAAAAGGCCATCGTCCTCGAATCTCTAACTGGCATCAAACGCGCCGGAGCCAGTATCATTCTCACCTACTTCGCCAAAGACGCCGCCCGCTGGCTCTGA